GGTCTCCGGCATCACCCACGACTGGCCCGCCGCCAACCAACCTCACCGAAAGCCACTTTTTCGGCAGCCACCTAGGGGATAGTCGCGAGTCGCTACGAGCGAGTGTGGCTCATTGTTCGTCTGGTTTCTCGTTGAGCTCTTCTAATTCGATTTCTGCGGTTGGTTCGTCGGCCGTGGCGTTCAGACGATCGATCAACCGGTAGTACCCGCGAGTTGTTCCGAATGCGGTAACGACGTCGCCGCTTTCGAGGACGGTTCCGCCGGTCGGCACCATCACATCGGTGTGCCGGCGCACGGAAACGAGCGTGCAACCCTCGGGCCAGGTCACCTCGCTGAGCGGCCGGCCGTCTGCAAACGAACCCGGCGGGACCCGGAAATCGAAGAACCGTGTGCCGGGGTCGGTCCTGGTCGCCATCCGCTGACGATCGAGTTTCCGTCCGGTGGTGGCGGCGAGGGCATAGTGGTAGGACCGGACTGCATCCTCCCGGCGGAACATCCCGACCAGGTGGCCGGGATCATCATCCGCAACGACCGGCATTCGGCCGATCCCCAGGGCGGCCATCCGCTCGAGGGCCGCCGACACCGGTGTCGAAGGTTGCACCGTGACCGGACGATGTGTCATGGCATGAGCGACGGTGAGATCATCCCGTGCGCCTCCTGCTCGCATGATGTCGCTAACCGTGATGAGCCCGACGAGCCGGTCCTCGTGGACGACCGCCATGCCGTGATGGCGATGCCGATCAAGCTCACCCTGAAGCTCCTGCAACGTCATCGCCGGGTTGGCGAGGGCGGCATTCGTCGACATGACTTCGCCTACCGAGATCGTATCCAGCAGATCGACTTCGCCGACGGTGGTGAGCACGATGCCACGCCGCTTCAGCGGCATCGTGTACACACTCTCAGGATGCAGCAAGTCGGTGAGCACGGTGGCAATGGCTGCGGCCAGCATCAACGGGAGGATCAGCGCGTAGTCCCTTCCGATGATCTCATAGACGATCAGGATGGCGGTGAGGGGTGCCCTGGCGACCGCGGCGAACATGGCGGCCATGCCGACGATGGCAAAGGCGCCGGGATGCAGCTCTGAGATCGTCCAATGAGGAGCGAGGAATTCCCCGAAGCCGGCACCTAGCGCGGCACCGAGGAAGAGGGAGGGCATGAATGCCCCACCCGATCCGCGCGAAGACAGCGTCATGGTGGTGGCGAACAGCTTCAGTCCGACCAGGAGCAGGAGCGCCCACCACACGTCGCCGCTCTCCGCCACCAGCTGCAGGGTTTGACGCGTGAACACCTGACCCGTTCCGAGCACCTGCGGCTCGAAGAACCCGATGGAGGCGACCACCAGCCCGAACAACACCGGCCTGGCCCACTTCGGACCCGGCATCCGGGCAGCCAGTGTCTCCACGATGTCGAGCGACCGCAGGAATGCCCAGGCGACAACGACCACGACCAGGCCGAGCAGCAGATACAACAACAACTCCCGCGAGTCACCCATTCCGAACGGGAATGCCACGAGCAGAACCTCATTCAATCCGAACGCATTCGACAGCCCCTCGGCCGTCACAGCTGCTGCAACAGAGGCGACCACAACTGAACTCAGATGCCGGGCCGCGAAGCTGCGGAGGATGACCTCCATGGCGAACAACATGCCGGCAATCGGGGCGTTGAAGCTGGCACCAATTGCGGCGCCGGCGCCGGCAGCAACCATGCCCCTGATCTGGTCTTCGCCGAGCCGGGCCTTGCGCGACACGAACGACCCGATCGCTGCTCCAATCTGAACAACCGGGCCCTCCCGACCGGCCGACCCACCGCCTCCCAGGGTGAGGGCGGTGGCGAGAATCTTGAACGGAACCGAACGACTGGCCAGGTACCCGCCGTGGAGGGCGAGCCCGACCGCCGCCTCAGGCACGCCATCACCCTCGACCTCAGGAGCGAAGCGGGTGGCGATCCAGAAGGCGCCGAGGAACCCGATGGGAACAGAGAGGAACACGATCCACTCACCGATTCCCAGGCTCTCCCCTCCGTCGGCGAAGAGGTCGCGGACAACGTCGACCGCGAAGATCAACAGAGCAGCGGCGGCGCCCACCGCCACACCGACGAGCGCAGCGAGCGCAAGCGTCCAGGCTGTATCGCCGGTCTGGCTTGCTCCCCGGGAATCCCGGTACCGCTTCACGATCGAATCGAACATCCCGACCAGCGTAGGCGCGCCGGGCAC
This Acidimicrobiia bacterium DNA region includes the following protein-coding sequences:
- a CDS encoding chloride channel protein, with protein sequence MFDSIVKRYRDSRGASQTGDTAWTLALAALVGVAVGAAAALLIFAVDVVRDLFADGGESLGIGEWIVFLSVPIGFLGAFWIATRFAPEVEGDGVPEAAVGLALHGGYLASRSVPFKILATALTLGGGGSAGREGPVVQIGAAIGSFVSRKARLGEDQIRGMVAAGAGAAIGASFNAPIAGMLFAMEVILRSFAARHLSSVVVASVAAAVTAEGLSNAFGLNEVLLVAFPFGMGDSRELLLYLLLGLVVVVVAWAFLRSLDIVETLAARMPGPKWARPVLFGLVVASIGFFEPQVLGTGQVFTRQTLQLVAESGDVWWALLLLVGLKLFATTMTLSSRGSGGAFMPSLFLGAALGAGFGEFLAPHWTISELHPGAFAIVGMAAMFAAVARAPLTAILIVYEIIGRDYALILPLMLAAAIATVLTDLLHPESVYTMPLKRRGIVLTTVGEVDLLDTISVGEVMSTNAALANPAMTLQELQGELDRHRHHGMAVVHEDRLVGLITVSDIMRAGGARDDLTVAHAMTHRPVTVQPSTPVSAALERMAALGIGRMPVVADDDPGHLVGMFRREDAVRSYHYALAATTGRKLDRQRMATRTDPGTRFFDFRVPPGSFADGRPLSEVTWPEGCTLVSVRRHTDVMVPTGGTVLESGDVVTAFGTTRGYYRLIDRLNATADEPTAEIELEELNEKPDEQ